The Benincasa hispida cultivar B227 chromosome 9, ASM972705v1, whole genome shotgun sequence genome has a segment encoding these proteins:
- the LOC120085081 gene encoding thylakoid lumenal 19 kDa protein, chloroplastic: MATAITPLAFFSAAAASTGTTAPKPPQTPPLPKPQIPILQSKPPLSTSTAPISIAATTIAVAAILSTTPPSLADTGAAFNVYYGTAASAANYGGLGGNASKKDTAEYIYDVPEGWKERLVSKVEKGTNGTDSEFYNPKKRTEKEYLTFLAGIRQLGPKDVILNNLALSDVNLQDQIASAESFLAEEKKDENGQIYYVYEIDGAGTHSLISVTCAKNKLYAHFVNAPTPEWNRDQDMLRHVHESFKTIGSY; the protein is encoded by the exons ATGGCCACAGCAATCACACCATTGGCGTTCTTCTCCGCCGCCGCCGCATCCACCGGGACAACCGCCCCAAAACCTCCGCAAACTCCGCCGCTACCAAAGCCCCAAATTCCCATCCTCCAATCTAAACCTCCACTTTCAACATCAACTGCCCCAATCTCCATCGCAGCCACCACCATCGCCGTAGCCGCGATCCTGAGCACCACTCCGCCGTCCCTTGCAGACACCGGCGCCGCTTTTAACGTCTATTACGGCACTGCCGCCAGCGCCGCCAACTACGGCGGCCTTGGCGGGAACGCCAGCAAGAAAGACACAGCGGAATACATCTACGACGTGCCGGAAGGCTGGAAAGAGCGATTAGTATCCAAGGTCGAAAAAG GCACGAACGGAACCGACAGCGAATTTTACAATCCGAAGAAACGAACAGAGAAAGAATACCTAACTTTCCTGGCTGGAATCCGGCAATTGGGGCCGAAGGATGTGATTCTGAATAACTTAGCGTTATCTGACGTGAATTTGCAGGATCAGATCGCGAGCGCGGAGAGCTTCTTGGCGGAGGAGAAGAAGGATGAGAATGGACAGATTTATTATGTGTATGAGATCGACGGCGCCGGAACTCACAGTTTGATATCGGTGACTTGTGCGAAGAACAAGCTGTATGCGCATTTTGTGAATGCACCGACGCCGGAGTGGAATCGAGACCAGGATATGCTTCGGCATGTTCATGAGTCATTCAAGACGATCGGATCGTATTAG